The DNA region ATCGTGTTCGTGACCGTCGTCCCGATGTTGGCCCCCATGATCATCGGCACGGCTTGCGGAATGCTGAGGCTGCCGGCGCCGACCATCGCGACGATCATCGACGTGGTGATCGATGAGCTTTGCGCGAGGGTCGTGCCGAGGATGCCGACGACCAGGGCGACGAACGGGTTGTCGGTTGCCGCGAAGAAGCTCGCGATCGCCTGCTTGCCGAGCGCCTTGAAGCCGGCACCGAGCCCGGTGATCCCGGTGAGAAACGAAACAGCAGGACGACGACCAGGCCGACTCGCAGCCAGAACTGCTGGCGGGACAGCGACGGACTTGCGGGGCGGGTCATGGCGCTCGCGGAGACTGTCTCCGCGTAGGCGCGCCGCGTCAATCCGCGAGCGGCGATTTCCCGGCTGCGACAAGCGGCTCGCAGAATTCCGCTACCGCGCCGGCGATCTCGTCGACCGCGTCGTCGTCCGTGCGGCCGGACCGCCGTAACACGCGGAACCCGTGGTCGGCGGTGTCGACGACGTGCAGGTGCGCGCTCGGCAGGTCCTCGACGACCCGGCGGATGAGATCGAGGCGGGCGAGCGCGTCTCGCGTGCCCTGGACGAACAGCATCGGCGCGTCGATGGCGGCGAGGTGGGCGGCCCGGTCGGTGCCGGGCCGGCGGGGCGGGTGCAGCGGAAACCCGAGGAAGACGAGGCCGCGCACGCCGGGGAGCGGCGCGGCCGCGTGCGCGAGCGACGTCATGCGGCCGCCCATGGATTTGCCGCCGGCCAGCAACGGCAGATCCCCGGCCGTGCGGCGCGCGGCGGCGATCGCCGAGCGGACGGTCGCCGTGAGCCACCGCGCCGGATCGGGCCGCCGCCGTCCCGCCTCCATGTACGGGAACTGGTACCGGAACGTGGCGACGCCGCGCGCGGCGAGCCGGTCGGCCACCGCGTCGAGGAACGGGTGGCGCATGCCGGCGCCGGCGCCGTGCGCGAGCGCCAGCAGACAGCGCGCGCCTCGCGGCCGCACGAGGTGTGCGCTGACCTCGCCGTGCCGTTCGGTCGCGACGAACTTCACGGCCGGGTCCCGATCGCGATCGCGACCGGCTCGGGGGTGCCGTGGCGGATCAACGTGCCGCCGGTGAGGCGGCCGCCCACCTCCAGCCACGGTTGGCCCGTGACCGGGTTGACGCCGTGCGGACCGGCCGGGCGGCCCGCGACGCGGCGCGCGACCAGGCAGGTGGCGGCGACCTCGGCGCGCGCCGACTCCCACCGGCCCGCGTCTTCGGGATCGGCCCACGGGTGGTCCGCGCCCCAGATGGCCGCGCGCCGCCGCGCGACGAGGCGCTGGCGATCGGCCCCGGCGCGGTGCGGGGCGCGCAGGTCGGCGACCACGAGGCGCTGCTCGGCGAGCTTGCGCGCGAACGCCGCGACACCGCCCGCGGCGCGCGCCAGGCGCTCCACTTCGGCTCGCGCGGCGTCCGTCCAACCGGGCGGCGGTTCGCCGCGTCCCGCGCCGGCCACGAGCGCGCGCTCGTACCAGCGCGTCTCCGCCAGCAGGGCGTCGGCGACCGTCGGCTGGCCGGCCGCGAGCCGGTCGCACGCGTCGGCGACGGCTCCGGCCTCCGCCGGCGGCGACGCGGTGAGCACGGCGCGCAGCGCGGCGAGCGCACCGCGGACCGCGTTGAGCCCGTGGCGCGCGGCGTACAGCCGGCGGCCGCGCGCGATGTCGAACCCCATCTGTGCGGCCGCCAGCAGCGTCCACGCGGCGCGGTCGGCCTCGCCGCGCTCGGCGAGCGCGAGCGCGTGGGCGACCGCGGCCGCGGCAGCCGCCTCGAACTCCGCGGGGTCTCCGGATGGCGCGGGCGCGGCGGCGGCCGCCGCGCCGGCCGCGACGAGCGCGGCGACCTCGCCGGCGCGCGCGTCCGCACCGAGGCGGCGCAGCGGCTCGGGCGCGCGGTTCCACCGGTCCGCCATCGCGAACACCGCGTCGGCCGTGTGCGCGCGGGTCGCCATCACGCCCAGGGCCACCCGCCGGGCTTTGTCGTAGCCGTCCGCCATCGCGACGACGCCCGCGGGCGGCGCGATCGGCGGCCGCGCGGTGGCCGGCGGGTCGGCGTCGAGCCGGGTGGCGACCGCCGCGATCGGATCCGACGCGGCGCCGCCCGCGTCCTGTGCCGGTGGCGCGGGGCGGTCGTGCGACCGGCACCCGGCGACCGCGAGCGCGACGACGGCGGCGCCGCACGCGAGCGTCGGTACGTCGTTCATCCGCGGCATTGTAGCCGACCGGCGGCGCGCGTCGCGGTCGTCGCCGCCGGCGCACACCGCCCGTCCACAGGTTGTCCACAGTGCGCTCGGCGGCGCGACTTGACACGATCGCCCGGCGTCCGATCATGGTAGGCGGAAGGACGTGACGTTTTCCACGCGCGAGGCGGCCGAGGTCGTGGGCCTGTCCGAGTCGACGGTGCGCGGGTGCGTGCGCGCCGGCTTCTTGTCACCGACCGCAAGCGGCGTCGCGCTGCGGTTTTCGTTCCGCGATCTGGCCGTTCTGCGCGTGGTCAAGGCGCTCGTCGACCGCGGTGTGCCGGTGCGCCGCATACGGCGCCAGCTCAAGACGTTGCGAGAGCAACTTCCAAGCGACGTGTCGCTATCGCAGATCGCGATCGACGAGCACGCCGGCCACGTCGTCGTGCGCGTCGGCGACCGCGCGGTCCGGGCGGACAACGGCCAGGGCGTGTTCGACTTCTTGCTCGCCGCTCCGGCCGGTGAAGTCGCCGCGTTGCCGGTGTGCGCCACGCCGGCCGCGCCGGAGCCGGTGCCCGGCATGACGTCCGACGAGTGGTTCGAGCGAGCCGTCGAACTCGAGGACGTCGATCCGCAGGCCGCGATGGATGCATATCGGCGGGCGCTGCACCTGCGGCCCGATTGTACGGAGACGCTCATCAACCTCGGACGCCTGCGCGCCGAGAGCGGCGATACCGCCGGCGCCGCCGACTGCTTCCGCGAGGCGCTGCGCATCGATCCGCGCGACGCCACCGCGCTGTACAACCTCGGCGTCGTGGCGCAGGACGAGGGGCGCGACCAGGAAGCCATCGAGATGTACCAGCGCGCGCTCGACCTCGACCCGGCGCTGGCCGAGGCGCACTACAATCTCGCCACGCTGTTCGATCGCGCCGGCGACGCGCGCGCGGCGATCCGCCACATCAACGCGTACCGGCGCCTTACGCGCGAGCAGCAGCCGCGCTGACGCGCGGGCGTCGCGGCCGGCCGCTAATCGGCAAGTGGCGCGCGGTTCGCTCCGGCACGCGTGCCGATCTGGCGGCGGATGAAGTCCGACCCCTCGGTGAGGTCGACGTGAAAGTGGTTGCGGTGCGCGTCGTTGTAGTTCGGCGTGAGCGCGATGTTCCACACGCCGGCCGCTTTCATCGCGCAGACGATCTCGTGCAAGAACGCGTCTTTGTCGTTTTCCACGGCGGCCGCGCAGGTCGGCTCGTCGTCCGGGTCGATCACCCAGTCGTCGTTGACCGAGTAGTAGGTGCCGTCTTCCGTGGTGAAGCCGGCGATGTCGATCGCCTTGGCGTATGCGTGCTGAGAAATGCCGTTCGGGCAG from Deltaproteobacteria bacterium includes:
- a CDS encoding alpha/beta hydrolase, translated to MKFVATERHGEVSAHLVRPRGARCLLALAHGAGAGMRHPFLDAVADRLAARGVATFRYQFPYMEAGRRRPDPARWLTATVRSAIAAARRTAGDLPLLAGGKSMGGRMTSLAHAAAPLPGVRGLVFLGFPLHPPRRPGTDRAAHLAAIDAPMLFVQGTRDALARLDLIRRVVEDLPSAHLHVVDTADHGFRVLRRSGRTDDDAVDEIAGAVAEFCEPLVAAGKSPLAD
- a CDS encoding tetratricopeptide repeat protein → MTFSTREAAEVVGLSESTVRGCVRAGFLSPTASGVALRFSFRDLAVLRVVKALVDRGVPVRRIRRQLKTLREQLPSDVSLSQIAIDEHAGHVVVRVGDRAVRADNGQGVFDFLLAAPAGEVAALPVCATPAAPEPVPGMTSDEWFERAVELEDVDPQAAMDAYRRALHLRPDCTETLINLGRLRAESGDTAGAADCFREALRIDPRDATALYNLGVVAQDEGRDQEAIEMYQRALDLDPALAEAHYNLATLFDRAGDARAAIRHINAYRRLTREQQPR